One window from the genome of Cuculus canorus isolate bCucCan1 chromosome 12, bCucCan1.pri, whole genome shotgun sequence encodes:
- the RAMAC gene encoding RNA guanine-N7 methyltransferase activating subunit isoform X1, protein MFKVFRMTSFVDVPLNYEKMFAHRFTSDDKEYQEYLKRPADPPPIVEEWRNRSGGNQRNRDRFQDGRYFRGDRYNWQGDYRSNQRPERSWGNNYQQHRQGQSYSHYGQYGYNSYNPGPRYHSY, encoded by the exons ATGTTTAAAGTTTTCAGAATGACTTCCTTTGTTGACGTGCCCCTGAATTATGAAAAGATGTTTGCTCATCGATTCACATCAGATGATAAAGAATACCAAGAATATCTGAAACGCCCTGCAGATCCCCCTCCTATAGTTGAAGAATGGAGAAATAGATCTGGTGGCAACCAGAGAAACAGAGATCg GTTTCAAGATGGCAGGTATTTTAGAGGGGACAGATACAACTGGCAAGGTGACTATAGATCTAATCAGAGGCCGGAAAGAAGCTGGGGTAATAACTACCAGCAGCACAGACAAGGACAATCCTACTCCCACTATGGACAGTATGGCTATAACTCCTACAACCCAGGGCCTCGTTACCATTCCTACTGA
- the RAMAC gene encoding RNA guanine-N7 methyltransferase activating subunit isoform X2, producing MTSFVDVPLNYEKMFAHRFTSDDKEYQEYLKRPADPPPIVEEWRNRSGGNQRNRDRFQDGRYFRGDRYNWQGDYRSNQRPERSWGNNYQQHRQGQSYSHYGQYGYNSYNPGPRYHSY from the exons ATGACTTCCTTTGTTGACGTGCCCCTGAATTATGAAAAGATGTTTGCTCATCGATTCACATCAGATGATAAAGAATACCAAGAATATCTGAAACGCCCTGCAGATCCCCCTCCTATAGTTGAAGAATGGAGAAATAGATCTGGTGGCAACCAGAGAAACAGAGATCg GTTTCAAGATGGCAGGTATTTTAGAGGGGACAGATACAACTGGCAAGGTGACTATAGATCTAATCAGAGGCCGGAAAGAAGCTGGGGTAATAACTACCAGCAGCACAGACAAGGACAATCCTACTCCCACTATGGACAGTATGGCTATAACTCCTACAACCCAGGGCCTCGTTACCATTCCTACTGA